The following are from one region of the Petrotoga mobilis SJ95 genome:
- a CDS encoding YicC/YloC family endoribonuclease, which translates to MRSMTGYGRLTKNIGDYSYNVEIKSLNSKNLNINTSISPLFSPLELHIQNLVKKYFKRGTLRISVDIKLLKTDDIIDVDLGLAKAYYNALNSLINELHLADDVNLEDLLKFKDIVKISIDEKTIDDIWEGAKEVLKEVIETVLKYQKEEGKDLKDFLDGYLTELEDIIIKIEENAQQMKEKYREQLKHNVNSLISNIDSIDENRLEMEIVLLAERADISEEMDRLKSHTRRFKNFLENENNNDSIGQELDFICQEMHRELNTIASKSKILDITNLSLEGRTLVNKIREQVQNLH; encoded by the coding sequence ATGCGAAGTATGACCGGTTATGGGAGATTAACAAAAAATATTGGCGATTATAGCTATAATGTAGAAATAAAATCTCTCAACTCCAAAAATCTAAACATCAACACTTCAATCTCACCTTTGTTTTCTCCATTAGAATTACATATTCAAAATCTTGTGAAAAAATACTTCAAAAGAGGAACCTTGCGAATTTCTGTAGATATAAAATTATTGAAAACAGACGACATAATCGATGTTGACTTAGGGCTAGCTAAAGCCTATTACAACGCCCTCAACAGTTTGATCAACGAACTGCATTTAGCAGATGATGTTAATTTAGAAGATCTGTTAAAATTTAAAGATATTGTTAAAATTTCCATTGATGAAAAAACTATCGATGATATTTGGGAAGGTGCGAAAGAAGTTTTAAAAGAGGTTATCGAAACCGTATTGAAATATCAAAAGGAAGAAGGGAAAGATCTAAAAGACTTTCTTGATGGCTATTTGACTGAACTTGAAGATATCATTATTAAAATAGAGGAAAATGCTCAGCAAATGAAAGAAAAATATAGAGAACAGTTAAAACACAACGTTAATTCTTTGATTAGTAATATAGATAGCATCGATGAAAATAGGTTAGAAATGGAAATAGTCTTATTAGCAGAAAGAGCCGACATTAGCGAAGAAATGGATAGATTAAAAAGTCACACTAGAAGGTTTAAAAATTTTCTAGAAAATGAAAATAATAACGACAGTATAGGGCAAGAACTAGATTTTATCTGTCAAGAAATGCATAGGGAATTAAACACGATCGCCTCCAAGTCAAAAATTTTAGATATAACTAACCTTTCCTTGGAAGGGAGAACCCTGGTTAATAAAATTCGAGAGCAAGTTCAAAATCTTCATTG
- a CDS encoding cysteine desulfurase family protein, with the protein MVYFDNNATTQVDREVADLILKYMTEYYANPNSIHQFGVNVENDLEEAREQISEVLKVLPTEIFFTSCATESINWVIKGVAKANKNRGKHIVTSTIEHSAVINTLKQLERDGFEVSYINVNDKGVIDPNELSKNIRQDTILVSLMAANNEVGTLQPVDDAYKIIKEKNEETYFHIDAVQAIGKIPFDLYKYKCDFASFSAHKFHGPKGVGILYKRRGTRIFPFITGGSQENGMRAGTQNVPGIIGTAMALKKSIENLDIMNSNIKNIRDHLAEELLKMGAKIVTPLENSVPNTLAFFFPNIRGDIIVNALSEEEIYVSTTSACSSKIKSFSRVMESMGYKNDEASGMIRISLSHLNNDDEAELFVIKLKNVLKFLNY; encoded by the coding sequence GTGGTTTATTTCGACAACAACGCAACTACCCAAGTTGATAGAGAGGTTGCTGATTTGATTTTGAAATATATGACAGAATACTATGCAAATCCCAACTCTATTCATCAATTTGGAGTAAATGTTGAAAACGATTTAGAAGAAGCACGAGAGCAAATTTCCGAGGTACTTAAAGTTTTACCCACGGAGATCTTTTTCACCTCTTGTGCTACTGAATCAATAAATTGGGTTATAAAAGGAGTTGCTAAAGCCAACAAAAATAGAGGAAAACATATTGTAACCTCTACCATAGAGCATTCCGCTGTTATTAACACACTCAAGCAACTAGAAAGGGATGGCTTCGAAGTATCCTATATAAATGTGAATGATAAAGGAGTAATAGATCCAAATGAATTGTCAAAAAATATAAGACAAGATACCATACTAGTGAGCTTAATGGCTGCAAATAATGAAGTCGGTACCTTGCAACCTGTTGATGATGCCTACAAAATCATAAAAGAAAAAAATGAAGAAACATACTTTCACATTGATGCTGTACAAGCTATTGGTAAAATTCCCTTTGATTTGTACAAATATAAATGTGATTTCGCTTCCTTTTCTGCACATAAATTTCATGGTCCAAAAGGTGTAGGTATTCTTTACAAACGTAGAGGAACAAGAATATTCCCCTTCATAACAGGAGGTTCTCAAGAAAATGGGATGAGAGCAGGAACGCAAAATGTTCCAGGAATCATAGGTACGGCTATGGCTTTGAAAAAATCTATTGAAAATCTTGACATAATGAATTCGAATATAAAAAATATTAGGGATCATCTAGCCGAAGAATTACTAAAAATGGGAGCAAAGATAGTTACTCCCCTAGAAAACTCCGTTCCAAATACATTAGCTTTTTTCTTTCCTAATATACGAGGAGATATTATTGTAAACGCCCTCTCAGAAGAAGAAATTTATGTATCAACCACTTCTGCATGCTCAAGTAAGATTAAATCCTTCAGTAGAGTTATGGAAAGTATGGGATACAAAAATGACGAGGCAAGTGGTATGATACGAATTAGCTTATCTCACCTGAATAACGACGATGAGGCCGAATTATTCGTGATTAAGTTAAAAAATGTCTTAAAATTTTTGAATTATTGA